DNA sequence from the Sphingomonas bisphenolicum genome:
GCCCAGATGATCGCCGAACAGCCGCTTGACCGCGCCCAGTTCCAGCTCGTCGCCCAGCGGGGTCGAGGTGCCGTGGGCGTTCACATAGTCGATATCTTCGAGGCTGAGGCCCGACTTTTTGAGCGCCATCTGCATCGAGCGGAAGCCGCCCGAACCTTCCGGATGGGGCGCGGTGACATGATAGGCGTCGCCCGACAGGCCATAGCCGATCACTTCGGCGTAGATTTTCGCGCCGCGCTTCCTGGCATGTTCATATTCTTCGAGCACCACCACGCCCGCGCCTTCGCCCATGACGAAGCCGTCGCGGTTGACGTCATAGGGGCGGCTCGCCTTTTCCGGCGCGTCGTTGAAATTGGTGCTGAGCGCGCGCGCCTGGGCGAAACCGGCGATGCCGATCGGGCAGATCGCGCTTTCCGCGCCGCCCGCCAGCATCACGTCGGCATCGTCCATCGCGATCATGCGCGCGGCGTCGCCGATCGAATGGGCGCCGGTCGAACAGGCGGTGACGACCGCATGGTTCGGCCCCATCAGGCCATATTTGATCGACACCTGGCCGGAGATCAGGTTGATGAGGCGGCCATGAACGAAGTGCGGGGAAACCCGGCTCGGCCCCTTGTTGGCCAATACCAGCGATTCGCTTTCGATGCCCGGCAGGCCGCCGATGCCCGACCCGATCGAGCAACCGGCGCGCAGCCGCTCTTCCTCGGACATATTGTCGAGGCCCGCGTCGCGCAGCGCCTGGCTGGCGGCGGAAATGCCGAACACGATGAACAGGTCGACCTGGCGCTGGATCTTGTGATCGACGTCCAGCCCCGGATCATAGCCATATTCATGGGTTGCCGGCTTCACTTCGCAGGCGATGCGGCATTTATAGTCGGTCGGATCAAAGCGCGTGATCGTGGCTGCGCCCGATTTGGACGCGATGATGTTCTTCCAGCTGGTTTCCACATCCCCGCCGAGCGGGCTGACCATGCCAAGGCCGGTTACGACGACACGACGCATATGCTTGCTCCGAAATATTCCATTTGGCTCCGCGCCGTCCCGTCTAGCCCCTTGCGGCGGACTTGTGAACGGCGCGCCAGATACGAAAAGGCTCCCCGCATTCCGGGGTCACCGGACAGGAGGAGCCATTTCCTAACGCGTAGGGCGGCCCGGCGCGTCGGCGCGGGCCGCAAAACGCCTTACTGCTTGCTGTCGATATAGTCGATCGCATCCTTGACGGTCGCGATCTTCTCGGCAGCGTCGTCGGGGATTTCGACGCCGAATTCTTCTTCGAACGCCATCACCAGTTCGACGATGTCCAGGCTGTCCGCGCCCAGATCGTCGATGAAGCTGGCGTCCTCGGTCACCTTTTCGGCTTCAACGCCCAGATGCTCGACGACGATTTTCTTTACGCGATCCGCGGTCTCACTCATGAGTGGTCCTTCTTACTGGGTATCGTTGGTGGTCTGAACAACCGTTAAGGCAGCCCTAGTGCCAAGCTCCGATAGAGGCAAGAGGCTAGGTCGCCAAGCCCCCACATTGCCTGACGCGACGATCCGGCAACAAAAAATGGCCGATTGCCTCCCGATAACCGTCTGTTTACCAAAATTTCAGCCGCTTATGCGAGGGGTGCAGCATGGCCATCGTCCCTTCTCCCGACCCTTTCGTCACCCGTGCGCGCGTCCGGCTGACGGCGATATTGGTGCTGGCGTCGACAGTGATCGGCCTGCTTTACCTGTTCGCGACCGCGCATGGGACGGTAGATTCGCTGGGCCGACCGCTCGGCACCGATTTCTCCAACGTCTGGACCGCCGGCTGGATGGCCGATCACGGCCGCGCGCCACAGGCGTGGGACTGGCCGACCCATTATGAGGTCCAGAAGCAGGTCCATCATGATCCCGCCATCCCCTTTTACGGCTGGCACTATCCCCCGCCCTTCCTGATCGTCGCGACCCTGCTGGCGCAATTTCCCTATGTCGCGGCGCTGCTGATCTGGCAGGGGATGACGCTGATGCTGGCCCTCGCGCTGGTGCGGCGCATCCTGCCGGACGATCGCGATGCGATGCTGGTGGCGCTGGGCGCGCCCGTCGTGCTGGTGTGCCTGGGCCATGGCCAGAATGCCTTCCTGACCGCCAGCCTGCTGGGCGCGGGCATGCTGCTGCTCGACAAGCGGCCATGGGTTGCGGGAATGCTGCTCGGCGCGCTGGTCTACAAGCCGCAATTCGCCGTGCTGATCCCTGTGCTGATCCTGGCGCGGGGCAATATCCGCGCTTTCGTATCGGCCGGCCTCACCGTCGCGGTGCTCTGCCTGGTGACGCTGGCCATCTGGGGATGGCCGGTGTGGCAGGCCTTCATCGAGTCCCTGCCGCTGACGCAGCATATCATCATAGAGGCCGGCGCGACGGGCTGGGAAAAGATCCAGAGCCCCTTTTCCGCGATCCGCCAATGGGGCGGATCGATCCCCTTCGCCTATGCCGTGCAGGGCGTCGTCACCGCGATCGCCATCGCCGCGGCCGCGATCGCCGCGCGACGCGGATCGATGGCGGTGCGCGGCGCGGCGGCCTTGAGCGCGGCCCTGCTCTGCACCCCCTATGTGCTGGACTATGATTTCGTGCTGCTGGGCGTCGCCATCGCCTTCATGGCGGCGGACATGCGGGCGCGCGGCGCGCTGCGCTGGGAGCCGACATGGCTCGCCTATGCCTGGATCGCGCCGCTGTTCGGCCGGTCGCTGTCGGAACTGACCCATGTGCCGGTGAACCTGATCGCGGCCATGGCGGTATTGGCGCTGGCGCTGCGGCGGGCGGCGGTGCTGGATGGCGCGCTCCCGCCCTGGCTGCGGATCATGACGCGACGGGTCGAAGCGTGAAGCGAATCGTCATAGCGTTGGCCCTCGCCTTGACGGCGGCGCCCCCCGCTGTCGCGCAGGATAGCGCCGCCCATGCCGCCAGTACGCAGCATCGGGCGGCCCGGCGGCTGGGCTTGCCGGCAGAGGCGGTGAACGTCACCCCCGCCGCATGGAATGGCCGGGCGGTGATCTTCGCCGACTATCTGGCCGGCCCGCAGGACGAGGCAGAACGGCAGTTGGTGATGCTGCCCGAACAGGGGAACGGCGCGCCGGTCAGCGTCACCATCGGCGAGCAGGAGGGCGGATCGCCCGATATCGCCGCGATCGGCTTCGCCAATGCGGACCGGGATGCGGCGAGGGAACTGATCGTCATCCTCGCCTGGCACATTCGCCATTATGACGTCAGCGGCACCCTTTACGACATACGCATCCTCGACGACTGGAAGCCCGGCCAGACGGCGCTGACCCCGGTCAAGGCGACCGAGCGGATGTTCGAGCATTATGCCTGCGATTGCGGCCGACGCGACGGGCCGGATCAGGTGGCGAAGGTGAAGACCATCGCGGCGGTGAAGCAGGTGCTGAAACGCGCCGGTTATTAGAAAGGGCCGGAACGCACAGCGCCCGGCCCCCCTTGGTTTCGCGATCGACGACGCGATCAGATCATCGCCATGCCGCCATTGACGTGCAGCGTCTGACCGTTGACGTAGCCGGCCTCCTTGCTCGCCAGATAGACCACCGCCGCGCCGATATCGTCGCCGTCGCCCAGATCGCCGACCGGGATTTTCTGGAGGATCGCGCCCTTCTGCGCATCGTTCAGCGCATCGGTCATGGCCGACCGGATGAAGCCGGGCGCGACGCAGTTGACGGTGATGCCGCGGCTCGCCAGTTCTTGGCCCAGCGACTTGGACATGCCGATGATGCCCGCCTTCGACGCGCAATAGTTGGACTGGCCCGGATTGCCGGTGACGCCGACCACCGAAGTGATGGAAATGATGCGGCCGAAGCGCGCCTTCATCATCGGCTTGGCGGCGGCGCGGACCAGACGGAACGCAGCCTCCAGATTGACCTGGATCACCTGGCTCCATTCCTCGTCCTTCATGCGCAGGATCAGATTGTCGCGGGTGATGCCGGCATTGTTGACGAGGATGTCGAGCCGGCCGCCCAGTGCTTCGACCGCCTGCGGCACCAGCGCATCCACCGAGGCCGGATCGCTGAGGTTGCAGACGATCGTCTTATGGTCGCCGCCAAGTTCGGCGGCGAAGGCCTTCAGCTTCTCCTCATTGCTGCCCGAAAGCGCGAGGGTCGCGCCCTGCGCGGCCAGCGCCCTGGCGATCGACGAGCCGATGCCCCCCGAAGCGCCGGTCACCAGCGCGGTCATGCCTGTTAGGTCGAACATGGATAATCCTTTCATCCATAATGCCCGTCATCCCCTCGGAGGCGGGGATGACGGGAGAGGGTCAAAAAGCCGCCAGCGCCGCCTCGATATCGTCCATCGTCACGATGCTGCGCACGGTCGCATCGGGAGCGATGCGCTTGACCATGGGGCCAAGCACCTTGCCGCCCACTTCCACGAAGTCGGTGACGCCCGCGGTCCACATGGCGGCGACGGATTCGCGCCAGCGGACGCGGCCGGTGACCTGTTCGACCAGGCGAGCCTTGATCTCTTCAGGATCGGCGATCGGCGCGGCCAGCACATTGGCATAGACCGGCAGCAGCGGCGCGGTCAGCGCGGACGCGGCCAGCGCCTGCGCCATCGCATCCGCGGCGGGCTGCATCAGTTCGCAGTGGAATGGCGCGGATACCGGCAGCAGGATGCCGCGCTTGATGCCATGATCCTTGACCATGGCGACGGCCCGCTCGATCGCGCCCTTGTGGCCGGAAATGACGACCTGACTCGGATCATTGTCATTGGCCACGGCGCAGACTTCGCCCTGTGCGGCAGCGTCGCTCAGCGCCTGCGCCTTGTCGATGTCCGCGCCCAGCAGCGCAGCCATCGCGCCCTCGCCCACCGGCACGGCTTCCTGCATGGCGTAGCCGCGGCGCTTGAGCAGCCGCGCCGTGGTGCCGACGTCCAGCGCTTCGGCGGCGCAGAGCGCGCTATATTCGCCGAGCGAATGGCCAGCGACATAGTCGCCCTTTTCGGCCAGCGAAAAACCGCCTTCGGCCTGCATCACGCGCAACGTCGCGATGGCGTTGGCCATGATTGCGGGCTGGGCATTCTCCGTCAGGGTCAGCCGGTCTTCCGGTCCTTCCACCATCAACCGGAACAAATGATGCGACAGGGCGTCATCGACCTCCTGGAACAGCTCCCGCGCGGCCGGGCTGGCGTCGGCCAGCGCCTTGCCCATGCCGACGGACTGGCTGCCCTGCCCTGGAAAAAGAAATGCCCGCATCATTTATCCCCTGACCACAAGGCGCTTAAAAAAGCGCATAAATTCAAACACGATACACTTTGAGACATAAATGTCATTGAGCCGTACATACCCCTGCGGCAGTCAGGGGCCGGACGTATCAACCCCCTTTCGGATCGGGGCAGCGTGGCCGCCCCTTTAACGACGACGGAGTGCAAGGAAAAGGTGCGATATCGCATAAGCTGGATCAGCGGCACGGCGCTCCTCCTGTCCGCCTGCGCGGCGGGGCCGGACTATCGCGCGCCGCAGGGCGCTGCGCTGGGCCTGCCGGCAGCCTATAGCCAGGGCGCCTCCGCCCCGGTCGGCGATGCCGACCTCGCCAGTTGGTGGACGCGGCTGAACGACCCGGCGCTCAGCGGCCTGATCGACCGCGCCATCGCCAATAATCTGGACATCGTCCAGGCGCAGGCCCGGTTGCGGCAGGCGCGGGAATCGCTGCGCCAGGCCAATGCCAGCTTCCTGCCGCAGATCAGCGGATCGGGCAGCGGCGGCAAGAATTACCGCAGTCAGGCGGGCGGCACCCGCGTCGACGACAGCGGCAACGTCATCAGCACGGGCGCCAGCAAATGGTCGAGCACCTATTCGCTGGGCGCCAATGCGAGCTGGCAGATCGACCTGTTCGGCGAACT
Encoded proteins:
- the fabF gene encoding beta-ketoacyl-ACP synthase II, with the protein product MRRVVVTGLGMVSPLGGDVETSWKNIIASKSGAATITRFDPTDYKCRIACEVKPATHEYGYDPGLDVDHKIQRQVDLFIVFGISAASQALRDAGLDNMSEEERLRAGCSIGSGIGGLPGIESESLVLANKGPSRVSPHFVHGRLINLISGQVSIKYGLMGPNHAVVTACSTGAHSIGDAARMIAMDDADVMLAGGAESAICPIGIAGFAQARALSTNFNDAPEKASRPYDVNRDGFVMGEGAGVVVLEEYEHARKRGAKIYAEVIGYGLSGDAYHVTAPHPEGSGGFRSMQMALKKSGLSLEDIDYVNAHGTSTPLGDELELGAVKRLFGDHLGSMSMSSTKSAIGHLLGGAGAVESIFCILAMRDGIVPPTLNLDEPSESCKGVDLVPHVAKERKVRAVLNNSFGFGGTNASLIMKAI
- a CDS encoding acyl carrier protein, translated to MSETADRVKKIVVEHLGVEAEKVTEDASFIDDLGADSLDIVELVMAFEEEFGVEIPDDAAEKIATVKDAIDYIDSKQ
- a CDS encoding glycosyltransferase family 87 protein: MAIVPSPDPFVTRARVRLTAILVLASTVIGLLYLFATAHGTVDSLGRPLGTDFSNVWTAGWMADHGRAPQAWDWPTHYEVQKQVHHDPAIPFYGWHYPPPFLIVATLLAQFPYVAALLIWQGMTLMLALALVRRILPDDRDAMLVALGAPVVLVCLGHGQNAFLTASLLGAGMLLLDKRPWVAGMLLGALVYKPQFAVLIPVLILARGNIRAFVSAGLTVAVLCLVTLAIWGWPVWQAFIESLPLTQHIIIEAGATGWEKIQSPFSAIRQWGGSIPFAYAVQGVVTAIAIAAAAIAARRGSMAVRGAAALSAALLCTPYVLDYDFVLLGVAIAFMAADMRARGALRWEPTWLAYAWIAPLFGRSLSELTHVPVNLIAAMAVLALALRRAAVLDGALPPWLRIMTRRVEA
- the fabG gene encoding 3-oxoacyl-[acyl-carrier-protein] reductase; this encodes MFDLTGMTALVTGASGGIGSSIARALAAQGATLALSGSNEEKLKAFAAELGGDHKTIVCNLSDPASVDALVPQAVEALGGRLDILVNNAGITRDNLILRMKDEEWSQVIQVNLEAAFRLVRAAAKPMMKARFGRIISITSVVGVTGNPGQSNYCASKAGIIGMSKSLGQELASRGITVNCVAPGFIRSAMTDALNDAQKGAILQKIPVGDLGDGDDIGAAVVYLASKEAGYVNGQTLHVNGGMAMI
- the fabD gene encoding ACP S-malonyltransferase is translated as MRAFLFPGQGSQSVGMGKALADASPAARELFQEVDDALSHHLFRLMVEGPEDRLTLTENAQPAIMANAIATLRVMQAEGGFSLAEKGDYVAGHSLGEYSALCAAEALDVGTTARLLKRRGYAMQEAVPVGEGAMAALLGADIDKAQALSDAAAQGEVCAVANDNDPSQVVISGHKGAIERAVAMVKDHGIKRGILLPVSAPFHCELMQPAADAMAQALAASALTAPLLPVYANVLAAPIADPEEIKARLVEQVTGRVRWRESVAAMWTAGVTDFVEVGGKVLGPMVKRIAPDATVRSIVTMDDIEAALAAF